Below is a window of Christensenella minuta DNA.
CGGCAGCGCTGATTCCGCTGCTTAATTCCATGCAGCCAAATCCTTTGAGCGAATTGACCTTGAAATGCCCGCATAATGCTTTTTCCGCAGTCCTCTTCTCAAAAGCCCAATCGAAGTACGGATTTACAAATGTATTTTTAAAACGTGTTTTTTCCGTTATCCTCAGTAGATCCTTTGCATGAGAATCCGCTATCAGTATTTCCATGGGATTAAGGCGTGTCATCTCGTTTAAGAGCCCGGTTTCGTCATCCATCTCCTCAACAAAGAATTCCCCTGTAGAAACGTCGCAATACGAAGCACCATACTTTTCTTCGCCAAAATGGATGCACAAAATATAATTGTTTTCGGATTCATTCAGAATCGAGTTTTCAATTACGGTTCCCGGCGTAACCACTCGCGTAATACCGCGTTTTACAATTCCTTGTGCGGCGCGGGGATCCTCCAACTGGTCACATATCGCGACTTTATAGCCGTTTTCAATCAACCGGCTGATATAACCGTCTACGGCGTGATGTGGGACCCCGCACATGGGTGCGCGTTTTTCAAGTCCACAGTTGCGTCCTGTGAGCGCGATCTCAAGGACGCGTGCCGCAGTTTCAGCATCCTCGAAAAACATTTCATAAAAATCGCCTAAGCGAAACATCAGGATACAATCGGGATATTCCTGCTTGAGATCGAGATATTGCTTCATCATAGGTGTCAGTTCCGCCATTACATTCCCTCTTCAACCAGCGTGCCAAACAGAGTCGTTTTTTTCCCCCGCGTAATTTTTACATCCACAAAATGGCCGATCAAATCTGCGCCGCCTTCAAAATTTACCATCTTGGAAGTGCTTGTTCGTCCGCATACATGCCCCGGATTTCTGGTACTGATCCCTTCGACGAGAACTTGCGTGGTTTTTCCCTCGTACTCCCGATTGCGCTCTTCCGTAATTTTATTCTGCAGTGCCACCAGTTCCATGATACGCTCCGTCCGTAACGCCTCATCAACCTGATCCGGCATTTCCGCTGCTTGGGTTCCGCTGCGCGGAGAATAAACGAAAGTGAATGCAGAATCGAACCGAAGCCTTTTTACCAGAGATAGCGTATCCCCAAAATCGACATCCGTTTCGCCGGGAAACCCGACAATAATATCAGTGGTAATTGCGATCCCGGGAATTCTTTCGCGAATTTTCTCCGCAAGCGCAATATATGCTTCCCGTGTATATTTACGGTTCATCTTCCGCAAGACACGCGAACTTCCCGATTGGACGGGCAAATGAATATGACGGCAAATTTGCGGATACGCGGCAATCACTTCGATTAGTTCATCCGATAAATCCTTGGGGTGTGAGGTCATGAAACGGATACGCGGAATATCCGTTTCCCCGCAGATCCGTTTAAGAAGCCGGGCAAAATTGATGCCTCCGTCATAAGAATTCACATTTTGCCCAAGGAGCATCACTTCGCGATATCCCTGCGCTGTGAGGCCGGAGACCTCGCGCATGACATCCTCCGCGCTGCGGGAACGCTCTCGTCCCCGTACATAGGGAACAATGCAATATGAACAAAAATTATTGCATCCATACATAATATTGACGGACGCGAGAGGCCCTTCCGCGCGCTTTTGCGGAACGTCGTCATGCAGCTCCTGAGTTTCGGGAGCGCTGTAAAAACGTTCCCCGCCGGATTTATATGACAAGATCATTCCAGGAAGTTCGTGGAGGTTATGCGTTCCAAAAATGATATCCACAAACGGGAACGTTTCCATCAATTTCTTTGCAGCCTTCTCCTGCTGCATCATGCAGCCGCAAACTGCGACAAGCATATCCTGATTTAATTGCTTGAGCTTTTTAATCCGGCCCACATTGCCGAACGTTTTTTGCTCTGCATTTTCACGGACACAACAGGTATTGAATAAAATAAAATCGGCATCTTCTTTCGAGTTTGCCGGCGTATATCCAATATTTTCCAGAATTCCCGCGATTTTTTCGGATTCATGCGCGTTCATCTGGCATCCATATGTGATAATGTGATATTTCAGCCCCTTTTTTTTCACTTCAGCTTTTAATTTTTCCATCTCATTCATGTTACTATTATAATGCAAAAATCAAACAAAATCCACCGGGGAAAGTTTCATCCATACAAAAAATCTGTCCGTTTTTCGGACAGATTTTAAAATAAATCAAAACTATTCTTACCAGGGCCGTCGGCCGCATACAAAATGATTTCGCCAATAGGAGGTGTCGTAGCTGCGGTGCACTACCTTCCCGTTAGAGGAGGAAGCGTCGATCATCATCCCGTCGCCGACTACGATACCGACATGCCCGACCCGCGTTCCCGCATTGTTGGAATAGAAAATCAGGTCTCCGCGCTGCAAATTATCGAAAGAAATCTTTTCCCATGCGGAGTTTTGTGAAAAACCCGCCGCATTCAGGCGTCCGGTCGATGAACCGGCCTGCCGCAGACAATAAGTGACAAGACCAGAACAGTCAAAGGAATTCGGCCCCGATGCGCCCCATATATACGGGCAGCCAAGCTGCTCCTCCGCGACGGAGATAAACGTATCAATATTACCCTTGCGCTGAATCTCCGCTTCCTTTTCAGGAGTTGCCTTTGCGTCTGCCGAATAGATCAGAGCGAGCGTCATTTCACCGGTTTTCCCATCAACCCCAAGATCGTTTCGTTCCTGAAAACGTTTGACCGCATCGACGGTCTCTGTACCATAATAACCGGTGGCCTTCCCCAGGTAGCCTAACTCCTGCAAACGCTCCTGTAAAAGGTCCACATCGTCGCCGCTCGTTCCCTCCAACAGGGTGTAGGGCTTGGCTTCGTCAGTATAGATGACTGCGAGTGTTTGGGGACCGCATACACCGTCCTGTTCAAGGCCGTGCTGGCGCTGGAAAAAGCTGATTGCCCCCGCCGTTGCCGGACCATAGTATTGCGTTGTTTCATCAATATCAAGATAACCGAGATCCATCAGGCGCTGCTGCAACGTCTGGATTTCCGGCCCCTCCATCCCTTCTTTCAGGGTGGGATCCGGCGTTGGCTCAGGCGTGGGCTGCGGCGTGGGAGAAGGAGCCGGCTCCGCCACGGCGGTAAGCGGCTCGTCCGCGGGAAGTGTATTATCTGCATTTGCAGCGCTGGTATTGGAACTGAAAAAAGGCACATTGCCAAAAACGCCGAATGCAAATAAAAGGACGACGACCACCGCAACTCCACAGACAGAACCGGTCATCGTCCAGCGTTTTGTTTTTGACATGCGGGACATTTTATCTTTAATATTCAGAAAAAAACGTTTGACACGCAATGAAAAAGGATAATAGGTATGTCGCCTTACCTTGATAAACTTCCTTCGCACACCGTCCACTCCTTCCGGATATTGAAATAATTGTAACATAAACTTAACAAATATGGTAGTGGGAAATGATGAAAATTGTTTCTTTTTACAGAAAAAGTGTTCTTTCAAGGCTATCTTTTTTGCCTTGCTGGCTTATCTCTCGAATTTATATCCGATTCCCCATACCGTCAGGATGTGATTGCCGTATGGGCCGATGCTATCGCGTAGGGTCCGGATATGCGTATCCACCGTTCGGTCAGTACCGCTGAATTCATCGCCCCAAACATTGGAGAGGATCGCGTCCCGGGATAACGCCCGATTAGGATTTTGCAGCAGAAACACCAGAAGATCATACTCTTTTGGCGTCAGGAAGATTTGTATATCGTCCACCCACACTGTATGGGAATTCAGATTAACAGATAGTCCGTCGGCCGCCAGAAGCGTTCTTTTCTGGGTTTCCCTGCACCGGTTCAGTATGGCGTGAATACGCGCAAATAATTCGGAAACATAGAAAGGTTTAATAATGTAATCGTCAGCGCCGGCTTCAAAACCGGCGAGGCGGTCAAATTCGCGGCTTTTTGCAGTCAAAAACACGATGGGTACCGGCGATATTTTTCTCAGCTGGCGGCATACATTGAGGCCGTCAAGTTCGGGCAAAAAGACATCCAGTGCGATAAGGTCATATTCCTTACGGCGGAAAAGCTTAATGGCGCTGATTCCATCCCCGGCCTCGTCGATCAGGAATTCATTGGCATCCGCATAGCTCATGATTTTCAGACGCGTTTCCGCATCTGCATCTGCGATTAATAAATTTGTCATTTCCGTTCCCCTTTTATGACCTCATTATAAGGAAAATGCTTTTATGATGCAACCTACAAAAAAAGAAGACCCATACGGCGTATGAGCCTTCTTAACATGAAAAGGGGTCACTTCCCTCCGCTCTTTCCGGTATAATCGGAAATCACCTGTTTATAAATGTCTATGGTTTCCTTCATCTCGGCAAGTTCACCGCGTAGCCGTTCGTTTTCCTGCTCCAGCGTCCTGACGCGAACTGTTTCAAGGTCATCGGTAAGCCTCTGGGGCCTATGCTGCCCGCGGGTATGCCCGTCTTTGTGACTTGCAGGGGGCTTTTTATCGGGAAAACCATCTGCAAATTCCAATGTACCGCGCTTCACATATTTTGTGTGCAGCAGGTTATGTGCCTTTTTGCTCCCCGGATACTCCAAATATTCCGTATAGAGGGCCTGGATAGAGGGATTTTCATGCGATTGGCGGATCGATTTGCCTTCATCTTCGGCATAAAGGGCCGCCTGGCGCTTTGCACGTACCTCTGGATCAGCGCTCCGCGGCTGCCCGCCACCGGTGATACAGCCTCCGGGGCACCCCATGATTTCGATGAAATGGTAAGGCGATGTTTCCCGGGCGATCTGATCGGCTAATTGCTTTGCACCCGCCAGTCCGCTCGTTACTCCGATATGGACCTCTTTCCCCTCAAAACTTTCATATTCGGGCAATACCTTTTCAAAACGCAGGATTGCCTCCTTGACCTGCTCCAGTCCCATGATCGGTGCAACATGTAAATTTTCAAACGGCAGATTTCGTCCGCATACAATAGCATATACCGTGCGCAGCGCAGCCTCCATCACTCCGCCTGTCAATCCGAAAATGTCAGCCGCGCCTGTAGATACCCCAAGCGGCTCGTCAAAAGTTCCCTCCCCGAGGGCATGAAAATCAATGCCAGCCTGTTTTATCATTGCTCCCAGCTCACGAGTCGTGATTACGGCATCCACATCGGCAACTCCCTTGCGCTTCATTTCTTCGCGCGTGATTTCAAATTTTTTTGCGGTACAGGGCATAACCGATACGACGAACATTTTTGCCGGATCGATGTTTTTCTTCTCTGCATAATATGTTTTTGCCATAGCTCCGAGCATCATGTGGGGCGATTTGCATGTAGAAAGATGCGCCGTTTGTTCCGGGTAATAATGTTCGATATATTTGATCCAGCCGGGCGAACAGCTTGTAATCATAGGCAGCACCGCTGCTTCCCTGTCCATATACTTTGTCAGCCGCTCTAGGAACTCCGCACCTTCCTCCATAATCGTAAGGTCCGCACTCCAGTCTGTATCGAATACGTCATCCGCCCCGAGAGCACGCATAGCTGCCGCCATCTTTCCAGTGACGCTTGTGCCCGGAGGATAGCCGAACAACTCCCCGAGGGCTACGCGCACAGCCGGGGCTGCCTGTATCACGACGCGTATTTCAGGGTCGTTCAGTGCCTGCCATACCTGTGCGGTGGAATCCGTCTCCTTAAGCGCACCGACAGGGCATACGACTGTACACTGTCCGCAGAAAGTGCAGTTCGCCTTACTGATGGGAAGTCCCATCGCCGGAGCGATCACTGTATCAAAACCTCTCTGCTGTGCGTTCAGTACGCCCACGCCCTGAATTTGATTGCACGCCGTAACGCACCGGCGGCACAGAATACATTTGGATAGATCGCGCGTAATGGAAACGGAAGCGTCGACGTGCTGGCGGGAACTGTCTGTTTTAAAACGGGTTTCCGTGACACCAAGAGTCTCTCCGAGTTTTTGCAGCTCACAGCTCTGGTTTCGGTTGCAGGAAAGGCAGCTTTTGGAATGGTCGGAAAGCAACAGTTCATAGAGCATATTGCGCGCATCGCGTACCCGCTTTGTATTCGTCCTAACGGCCATGTCCTCCCGTACCTCTGTCACGCAGGAGGCCATCAGATTTTTGGCACCCTCCACTTCCACGGAACAGATCCTGCATGATCCGAATTTGTGAATATCCTTGAGGTAACAAAGGCTTGGGATATGAATTCCACACTGCCTCGCCGCCTCTATAATCGTGGTTCCCTCCGGCACGGTGACCGGCTTTTGATTGATCGTGAGATGTACCATGACTTACCTCCTGTCGCAGTGCAGGCAACGCATTGCCTCAGCAATGGCATTGATCCTGTGATATCCGAGAACGACTTCGTCAAAGGTTTTTTTCCGCTCCCCTATGGGCAAGATTTCACGCTCGAATCTCTTATGGAAGACGATCTCTCCCTCGTCATATACATTCGGAATGTCGATCACTTGCCCCTTATTGAGGACACCCTTTCCGCCGAGGTATTTATCGATTGAAGCAGCAGCCTGTTTTCCGTCTGCAATTGCGCGAATTACTTCATCAGGCCCGCGCGTAACGTCTCCACCGGCAAAAACACCATCCATAGTTGACATTTGAGTCATATTATCGATGATAAATGTGCCCCATTCGGTCACGCCGATCTCATCTTTGCCGATAAAAGGCAAGTCTGCATATTGGCTGACTGCCGGGATGACGGTGGCTGCGTCTAAAACAAAGTTGGAGCCTTCAATAGGAGTTGACTTGCGCCGCCCGGAAGAATCAAATACGCCAATTTCCATCCTGATACACTCGATCCCGGCAACTTGCCCGTTGCGGTCCCCAACAAATCGGACAGGAGACGTAAGCTCCATGACCTCAACACCTTCCTCAATGGCCTCAAGA
It encodes the following:
- the miaB gene encoding tRNA (N6-isopentenyl adenosine(37)-C2)-methylthiotransferase MiaB, which encodes MEKLKAEVKKKGLKYHIITYGCQMNAHESEKIAGILENIGYTPANSKEDADFILFNTCCVRENAEQKTFGNVGRIKKLKQLNQDMLVAVCGCMMQQEKAAKKLMETFPFVDIIFGTHNLHELPGMILSYKSGGERFYSAPETQELHDDVPQKRAEGPLASVNIMYGCNNFCSYCIVPYVRGRERSRSAEDVMREVSGLTAQGYREVMLLGQNVNSYDGGINFARLLKRICGETDIPRIRFMTSHPKDLSDELIEVIAAYPQICRHIHLPVQSGSSRVLRKMNRKYTREAYIALAEKIRERIPGIAITTDIIVGFPGETDVDFGDTLSLVKRLRFDSAFTFVYSPRSGTQAAEMPDQVDEALRTERIMELVALQNKITEERNREYEGKTTQVLVEGISTRNPGHVCGRTSTSKMVNFEGGADLIGHFVDVKITRGKKTTLFGTLVEEGM
- a CDS encoding NADH-dependent [FeFe] hydrogenase, group A6; protein product: MVHLTINQKPVTVPEGTTIIEAARQCGIHIPSLCYLKDIHKFGSCRICSVEVEGAKNLMASCVTEVREDMAVRTNTKRVRDARNMLYELLLSDHSKSCLSCNRNQSCELQKLGETLGVTETRFKTDSSRQHVDASVSITRDLSKCILCRRCVTACNQIQGVGVLNAQQRGFDTVIAPAMGLPISKANCTFCGQCTVVCPVGALKETDSTAQVWQALNDPEIRVVIQAAPAVRVALGELFGYPPGTSVTGKMAAAMRALGADDVFDTDWSADLTIMEEGAEFLERLTKYMDREAAVLPMITSCSPGWIKYIEHYYPEQTAHLSTCKSPHMMLGAMAKTYYAEKKNIDPAKMFVVSVMPCTAKKFEITREEMKRKGVADVDAVITTRELGAMIKQAGIDFHALGEGTFDEPLGVSTGAADIFGLTGGVMEAALRTVYAIVCGRNLPFENLHVAPIMGLEQVKEAILRFEKVLPEYESFEGKEVHIGVTSGLAGAKQLADQIARETSPYHFIEIMGCPGGCITGGGQPRSADPEVRAKRQAALYAEDEGKSIRQSHENPSIQALYTEYLEYPGSKKAHNLLHTKYVKRGTLEFADGFPDKKPPASHKDGHTRGQHRPQRLTDDLETVRVRTLEQENERLRGELAEMKETIDIYKQVISDYTGKSGGK
- a CDS encoding response regulator transcription factor → MTNLLIADADAETRLKIMSYADANEFLIDEAGDGISAIKLFRRKEYDLIALDVFLPELDGLNVCRQLRKISPVPIVFLTAKSREFDRLAGFEAGADDYIIKPFYVSELFARIHAILNRCRETQKRTLLAADGLSVNLNSHTVWVDDIQIFLTPKEYDLLVFLLQNPNRALSRDAILSNVWGDEFSGTDRTVDTHIRTLRDSIGPYGNHILTVWGIGYKFER
- a CDS encoding C40 family peptidase, which codes for MSKTKRWTMTGSVCGVAVVVVLLFAFGVFGNVPFFSSNTSAANADNTLPADEPLTAVAEPAPSPTPQPTPEPTPDPTLKEGMEGPEIQTLQQRLMDLGYLDIDETTQYYGPATAGAISFFQRQHGLEQDGVCGPQTLAVIYTDEAKPYTLLEGTSGDDVDLLQERLQELGYLGKATGYYGTETVDAVKRFQERNDLGVDGKTGEMTLALIYSADAKATPEKEAEIQRKGNIDTFISVAEEQLGCPYIWGASGPNSFDCSGLVTYCLRQAGSSTGRLNAAGFSQNSAWEKISFDNLQRGDLIFYSNNAGTRVGHVGIVVGDGMMIDASSSNGKVVHRSYDTSYWRNHFVCGRRPW